A single region of the Desulfovibrio sp. ZJ209 genome encodes:
- a CDS encoding GNAT family N-acetyltransferase translates to MAKDGQAAAVRVRPFAPADLAAMREIWNEVVDAGQAFPQEERLTPGEAADFFAAQSACGVAVDGAGRVLGLYILHPNNVGRCGHIANASYAVAGHARWRGAGCALVRASLEEAGRLGFRILQFNAVAVDNAPARRLYEKLGFTPLGTIPGGFRRPGGEYVDIALYWHAVGEVKPAGY, encoded by the coding sequence ACGGGTCCGGCCCTTTGCGCCGGCGGACCTCGCCGCCATGCGGGAGATCTGGAACGAGGTGGTGGACGCGGGGCAGGCCTTCCCGCAGGAGGAGCGCCTCACGCCCGGGGAGGCGGCGGATTTCTTCGCCGCGCAAAGCGCCTGCGGCGTGGCCGTGGACGGCGCGGGCCGCGTGCTCGGCCTCTACATCCTGCATCCCAACAATGTGGGCCGCTGCGGGCATATCGCCAACGCGAGCTATGCCGTGGCCGGGCACGCCCGCTGGCGCGGCGCGGGCTGCGCCCTTGTGCGCGCGAGCCTTGAAGAGGCCGGGCGACTCGGCTTCCGCATCCTCCAGTTCAACGCCGTGGCCGTGGACAACGCGCCGGCGCGGCGGCTCTATGAAAAACTGGGCTTCACGCCGCTCGGCACCATCCCCGGGGGCTTTCGCCGCCCCGGCGGGGAGTATGTGGATATCGCCCTTTACTGGCATGCGGTGGGGGAAGTGAAACCAGCGGGATATTAA
- a CDS encoding BsaWI family type II restriction enzyme produces MPVDLKKFCSQLYLRYSTRELARIVGARHLSQQQMEKAAIEARKKAIEQSFAEAVTEYPDVEPHQLWDAIYVSHVKLKSGVDNLDVIGKIVSSHQSWIKSSGHAYEEIIKSKATEALSPHKIKIVLQRDLTEMLRTGSLTNASRDIEIFERMKRGTFDLYAIVSPEKDKNYCFGCIQCKTSIRERVKGDREPSIQAMNDFFWSTIFVLNGDFLRLPEFIEMVNGGTEKFSGNGWHGMYVFSHLPQNDRIYPTNLAFTNFQEHAVQAANMWLTQRQWLNTNWRAD; encoded by the coding sequence ATGCCCGTTGACCTAAAAAAATTCTGTTCCCAACTGTATCTCCGTTACAGTACGCGTGAACTCGCCAGAATAGTAGGCGCGAGACATCTTTCACAGCAACAGATGGAGAAAGCAGCTATTGAGGCCCGAAAAAAGGCCATTGAGCAGTCCTTTGCAGAGGCAGTGACCGAATACCCTGACGTGGAACCACACCAGCTATGGGATGCCATATATGTGTCCCATGTAAAATTAAAAAGTGGTGTTGATAATCTAGATGTCATCGGAAAAATTGTAAGCTCTCATCAAAGCTGGATAAAATCAAGTGGACACGCATATGAAGAAATTATCAAATCAAAAGCTACTGAAGCTCTTAGCCCGCATAAGATAAAGATCGTTCTTCAACGAGACCTCACAGAGATGCTAAGGACTGGTTCCCTCACGAATGCCTCTCGAGATATTGAGATATTCGAGAGAATGAAGAGGGGCACTTTTGATTTGTACGCAATCGTGTCGCCCGAGAAGGACAAAAATTATTGCTTCGGGTGCATCCAGTGCAAGACCAGCATTCGCGAAAGGGTCAAGGGAGATCGGGAACCTTCAATCCAAGCAATGAATGATTTTTTCTGGAGCACCATATTTGTTCTGAACGGCGACTTTTTGCGCCTCCCTGAATTTATCGAGATGGTAAACGGGGGTACTGAAAAATTTTCTGGCAACGGCTGGCACGGGATGTATGTGTTCTCCCACTTACCGCAAAATGACCGCATCTATCCCACGAATCTCGCATTTACCAATTTCCAAGAGCATGCCGTTCAGGCCGCCAATATGTGGCTAACACAACGCCAATGGCTAAACACCAACTGGCGAGCAGACTGA
- a CDS encoding DNA cytosine methyltransferase, whose amino-acid sequence MDDNPITHIDCFSGPGGICTGFRAAGIRTIAAIEQVKSCVDTYSANHPEVVVLHDDIRNIGPERLLPLVPERGIDIVTSGMPCETFSTAGNTSRSFYDDRQFLFREGIRIARMVNARVILFENVPAITSKKIKKNSRELVVEVLERELEEAGYPMQARFLLNALDYGVPQRRKRFFLLASREKDVKFSLPQTTFKKNVTVAQALSGLPDILPNSSNEGREYRGKCSAYANLMRDESFWKLGRGVTDTVSYQTPMKHRDCTLERFALLKQGENLKDLFDRFIGDKRAELQAKRILPKKWYIQRNYRLVPSEAAPTVTSHCLDEMVHPFKNRALTVRECARLQSFPDCYDFAGGPFIVPHINREVQDKYEQIGDAVPPLLAYAWGRYLKKLLVGDECPLT is encoded by the coding sequence ATGGATGATAATCCTATAACCCATATCGATTGCTTTTCTGGTCCTGGCGGAATCTGCACCGGATTCCGAGCTGCGGGCATACGCACCATCGCTGCAATTGAGCAAGTCAAAAGCTGCGTGGATACATATTCAGCCAATCATCCTGAAGTTGTAGTCCTCCATGATGATATCCGCAACATCGGTCCCGAGAGGTTACTTCCACTTGTGCCCGAAAGAGGTATTGACATCGTCACGTCCGGAATGCCTTGCGAGACTTTTTCTACTGCCGGGAATACCTCCAGATCTTTCTACGATGACAGACAGTTTTTATTCCGAGAAGGAATCCGCATTGCGCGCATGGTCAATGCCAGAGTCATCCTTTTTGAGAATGTACCCGCCATTACTTCAAAAAAAATAAAAAAGAATTCAAGAGAACTCGTAGTAGAGGTGCTTGAGCGGGAGCTTGAGGAAGCCGGATACCCTATGCAAGCTCGTTTCCTGCTCAATGCACTCGACTACGGAGTCCCCCAGCGAAGGAAGCGTTTTTTTCTTCTCGCGTCACGCGAGAAGGATGTCAAATTTTCCCTCCCCCAAACAACTTTTAAAAAGAACGTGACGGTCGCACAGGCTTTGTCGGGTCTTCCTGACATTCTGCCAAATTCCAGTAACGAGGGACGGGAGTACAGGGGAAAATGTTCAGCCTATGCCAATCTCATGCGCGACGAGTCCTTCTGGAAGCTGGGTAGGGGCGTGACCGATACTGTATCCTACCAGACGCCGATGAAACACAGGGATTGCACTTTGGAGCGTTTCGCTCTCCTCAAGCAGGGGGAGAACCTGAAAGACCTTTTTGACAGGTTCATCGGCGATAAAAGGGCAGAACTCCAAGCGAAGAGAATACTCCCCAAAAAGTGGTACATCCAAAGAAACTATCGTCTTGTGCCAAGTGAAGCCGCGCCGACAGTCACGAGCCACTGTCTTGATGAGATGGTTCATCCCTTCAAAAATAGGGCGCTCACCGTTCGAGAATGCGCAAGGCTCCAATCCTTTCCTGATTGTTATGATTTTGCCGGGGGGCCATTCATCGTCCCCCATATCAACCGCGAGGTGCAGGACAAATACGAACAGATTGGCGACGCCGTTCCGCCGCTGCTTGCGTATGCGTGGGGAAGGTATCTGAAAAAATTACTGGTGGGAGACGAATGCCCGTTGACCTAA
- a CDS encoding alkaline phosphatase family protein: MSRLVFVLLDGLAAATARRHMSYMAALTESGAARHTELMAELPPLSRPLYATLLTGMAPLETGIVRNEDARPSPAPTLFARAREAGLTTAAAAYHWMSELCNRAPFEPARDRLCDDARLPISHGLFYSEDAYPDAELFRDAEALLLKFAPDLLLVHSMGIDFAGHAHGAGSRAYREAVRAADSLLAAALPRWLAWGATVMVTSDHGMDADASHADPSDAARRVPFWLVGAPAEAPLPTRQTDIAGLASRLLGLA, encoded by the coding sequence GTGAGCCGCCTCGTCTTCGTGCTGCTGGACGGCCTCGCCGCCGCGACGGCACGGCGCCACATGAGCTACATGGCCGCGCTCACCGAAAGCGGCGCGGCCCGGCACACGGAGCTCATGGCGGAACTGCCGCCGCTCTCGCGGCCGCTCTACGCCACCCTGCTCACCGGCATGGCGCCCTTGGAGACCGGCATCGTCCGCAACGAGGACGCCCGCCCCTCCCCGGCGCCGACCCTCTTTGCCCGCGCGCGGGAGGCCGGGCTCACAACGGCGGCCGCCGCCTACCACTGGATGAGCGAGCTCTGCAACCGCGCGCCCTTCGAGCCCGCCCGCGACCGCCTCTGCGACGATGCGCGCCTTCCCATCAGCCACGGACTTTTTTACAGCGAGGACGCCTATCCCGACGCTGAGCTCTTCCGCGACGCCGAGGCCCTGCTCCTGAAATTCGCGCCCGACCTCCTGCTCGTGCACAGCATGGGCATCGACTTCGCGGGCCATGCCCACGGCGCGGGCTCGCGCGCCTACCGCGAAGCCGTGCGCGCCGCCGACAGCCTGCTCGCAGCCGCCCTCCCCCGCTGGCTCGCGTGGGGCGCCACCGTCATGGTCACGAGCGATCACGGCATGGATGCGGACGCGAGCCACGCCGACCCTTCGGATGCCGCCCGGCGCGTGCCCTTCTGGCTCGTGGGCGCGCCGGCGGAGGCGCCGCTCCCCACCCGGCAGACGGACATCGCGGGGCTCGCCTCGCGGCTGCTCGGCCTTGCGTAG